From Cytobacillus sp. IB215665, the proteins below share one genomic window:
- the uvrA gene encoding excinuclease ABC subunit UvrA, translated as MVKDKIIVKGARAHNLKDIDVTIPRDQLVVLTGLSGSGKSSLAFDTIYAEGQRRYVESLSAYARQFLGQMDKPDVDAIDGLSPAISIDQKTTSRNPRSTVGTVTEIYDYLRLLYARVGRPVCPNHHIEITSQTIEQMVDRILQYPERTKMQVLAPIVSGRKGTHVKTFEEIKKQGYVRVRVDGEMTELTENITLEKNKKHSIEIVIDRIVIKDGIASRLSDSLETALKLGEGKVIIDVIGEEELLFSELHACPHCGFSIGELEPRMFSFNSPFGACPSCDGLGTKLEVDLNLVIPNWDLSLLEHAIAPWEPQSSQYYPQLLKAVCDHYGIDMNVPVKDIPKHLFEKVLHGSGNEEIYFRYENDFGQVRENHIIFEGVIPNIERRYRETSSDYIREQMEKYMAQQSCPTCKSYRLKKESLAVLIDQKHIGEITSFSITEALDFFENLKLTDKEMTIANMILREISERLGFLNNVGLDYLTLHRSAGTLSGGEAQRIRLATQIGSRLTGVLYILDEPSIGLHQRDNDRLIQTLKNMRDIGNTLIVVEHDEDTMLAADHLIDIGPGAGIHGGQVVSAGTPEEVMNDPQSLTGQYLSGIKFIPLPTERRKPDGRYIEIVGAKENNLKNAKVKIPLGTFISVTGVSGSGKSTLINEVLHKSLAQKLHKAKSRPGEHKEIKGIEYLDKVIDIDQSPIGRTPRSNPATYTGVFDDIRDVFAATNEAKVRGYKKGRFSFNVKGGRCEACRGDGIIKIEMHFLPDVYVPCEVCHGKRYNRETLEVRYKDKNISEILEMTVEDSLSFFENIPKIRRKLQTIYDVGLGYITLGQPATTLSGGEAQRVKLASELHRRSTGRSLYILDEPTTGLHVDDISRLLKVLQRLVENGDTVLVIEHNLDIIKAADYLIDLGPEGGDKGGKIIATGTPEQVVKQDTSYTGRYLKPILERDRKRMEEIIKEKEELVLKK; from the coding sequence ATGGTAAAGGATAAAATCATTGTCAAAGGAGCTAGAGCTCATAATTTAAAAGACATCGACGTCACAATACCAAGAGACCAGCTTGTTGTCTTAACTGGTCTCTCTGGTTCAGGTAAATCTTCGTTAGCATTTGATACCATTTATGCGGAAGGTCAACGGCGCTATGTTGAATCATTATCAGCATATGCACGTCAATTCTTAGGACAAATGGACAAACCTGATGTCGATGCAATCGATGGGCTTTCTCCAGCCATATCGATAGACCAAAAAACGACAAGTCGTAACCCTCGATCAACAGTCGGTACAGTTACTGAAATATATGATTATTTAAGGCTATTATATGCTCGTGTAGGACGTCCAGTATGTCCTAATCATCATATAGAAATTACATCTCAAACGATAGAGCAGATGGTTGATCGCATTTTGCAATACCCTGAGAGAACGAAAATGCAAGTTCTTGCTCCAATCGTTTCCGGGCGTAAAGGGACACATGTGAAGACTTTTGAGGAAATTAAAAAACAGGGCTATGTTCGTGTTCGTGTTGATGGTGAAATGACTGAGCTTACAGAAAATATAACATTAGAAAAAAACAAAAAGCACTCAATTGAAATCGTCATCGATCGGATTGTCATAAAGGATGGCATTGCTTCAAGGCTATCAGATTCGCTAGAAACCGCATTGAAGTTAGGTGAAGGTAAAGTAATCATTGACGTAATAGGCGAAGAGGAGCTGTTATTTAGTGAGCTTCACGCATGCCCACATTGTGGATTTTCAATAGGGGAATTGGAGCCGAGAATGTTTTCATTCAACAGTCCATTTGGAGCGTGTCCAAGTTGTGATGGACTAGGTACTAAGCTTGAAGTAGATCTTAATTTAGTTATTCCTAATTGGGATCTATCATTACTAGAACATGCTATTGCTCCGTGGGAACCACAAAGCTCTCAATACTACCCTCAATTATTAAAGGCTGTTTGTGATCATTACGGAATAGATATGAATGTCCCAGTAAAGGACATACCTAAGCATTTGTTTGAGAAAGTACTGCATGGTAGTGGGAATGAAGAGATATATTTCCGTTATGAAAATGACTTTGGTCAAGTGCGTGAAAATCATATTATTTTTGAAGGGGTTATACCTAATATTGAGCGTAGATATCGTGAAACGAGCTCGGATTATATTCGTGAGCAAATGGAAAAGTATATGGCACAGCAGTCTTGCCCAACGTGTAAAAGCTATCGCTTAAAGAAAGAAAGTTTAGCTGTATTAATAGATCAAAAGCATATTGGTGAAATTACTTCTTTTTCTATTACAGAAGCGCTAGATTTCTTTGAGAACCTTAAACTGACTGACAAAGAAATGACAATAGCTAACATGATTTTACGAGAGATTAGTGAGCGCTTAGGCTTTTTAAACAATGTTGGACTAGATTATTTAACTTTACACCGGTCAGCTGGAACACTTTCTGGAGGAGAAGCCCAAAGAATACGTTTAGCGACACAGATTGGATCAAGGTTAACAGGTGTTTTATATATTCTAGATGAACCTTCAATTGGTTTACATCAGCGTGATAACGATCGTCTTATACAAACATTAAAAAACATGAGAGATATCGGTAATACATTAATCGTCGTGGAACACGACGAGGATACTATGTTAGCAGCTGACCATTTAATTGATATCGGCCCAGGCGCAGGAATCCACGGAGGACAGGTTGTTTCTGCAGGTACGCCTGAAGAAGTTATGAATGACCCACAATCATTAACTGGCCAATACTTGTCGGGAATCAAGTTTATTCCTCTGCCAACAGAACGTCGTAAACCTGATGGTCGTTATATTGAAATCGTTGGTGCAAAGGAAAATAACTTAAAAAATGCGAAAGTCAAAATTCCTTTAGGCACATTTATATCTGTTACAGGTGTGTCTGGATCAGGGAAGAGTACACTGATTAACGAGGTTTTACACAAATCGTTAGCTCAAAAGCTTCACAAGGCAAAATCAAGGCCTGGTGAGCATAAAGAAATCAAAGGAATAGAATATTTGGATAAGGTTATTGACATTGATCAATCACCAATCGGCCGAACTCCACGTTCAAACCCAGCTACATATACAGGTGTGTTTGATGATATTAGGGATGTATTTGCCGCTACAAATGAAGCAAAGGTTAGAGGATATAAAAAAGGACGTTTTAGCTTTAATGTTAAAGGTGGTCGCTGTGAAGCGTGCCGTGGTGACGGAATTATAAAAATTGAAATGCACTTCTTACCTGACGTTTATGTTCCTTGTGAGGTATGTCATGGGAAACGCTATAATCGCGAAACTTTAGAAGTGAGGTATAAGGATAAGAATATATCAGAGATATTAGAAATGACAGTAGAAGATTCACTCTCTTTCTTTGAAAATATTCCTAAAATCAGGCGGAAGCTTCAAACGATCTACGATGTTGGTCTAGGCTATATTACGCTTGGACAGCCTGCTACGACATTATCAGGCGGTGAGGCTCAGCGGGTAAAATTAGCATCGGAACTACACCGACGTTCAACGGGAAGGTCTCTGTATATTTTAGACGAGCCAACGACTGGTTTACATGTAGATGATATTTCACGGTTATTAAAGGTACTTCAAAGACTAGTAGAAAATGGAGATACCGTTTTAGTAATTGAACATAACCTAGATATTATTAAAGCTGCTGATTATCTAATTGACCTTGGCCCTGAAGGTGGAGATAAAGGTGGAAAAATTATTGCAACAGGTACACCAGAACAGGTAGTTAAGCAAGACACTTCTTATACTGGAAGATATTTAAAGCCTATTCTAGAACGAGATCGAAAGCGTATGGAAGAAATTATAAAAGAAAAAGAGGAGCTCGTTCTGAAAAAATAA
- a CDS encoding sodium-dependent transporter, with amino-acid sequence MKKEQWNSKLGFILAAAGSAIGLGAVWKFPYMAGTNGGGIFFLLFLLFTLLIGMPMLLAEFVIGKATGKNAISAFKQLAPRSLWYGIGYLGVIASFILLSFYSVVGGWIILYLIRSASGRLSNLPTESYGQLFDSIIESPLEATIAQFSFILLTILVVQGGIQKGIERASRVMMPALFLLFIILVFRSLTLDGAIEGVKFFLQPNVGEVTKETVFLALGQSLFSLSLGISIMVTYSSYLPKKENIVKSASWIVTLNIVISLLAGLAIFPAVFSLGFEPDTGPGLIFVVIPAVFNEIAFGGLFLTTFLLLLLFATLTSSFSILEIIVAALIKEQQEKRKVATWIGGIIIFIVGIPSALSFGMLKDIKVFNKTIFDLADYFVSNISLPVGSLLISLFVGYQVSRPILEKSFNVSSQVGNYLFRFWYVSVRFLIPLGIFLVLFLGA; translated from the coding sequence ATGAAGAAAGAACAATGGAATTCAAAGCTAGGTTTTATTTTGGCAGCTGCAGGCTCAGCAATTGGGCTAGGAGCTGTTTGGAAGTTCCCATATATGGCCGGCACAAATGGGGGCGGGATATTTTTTCTCCTGTTTTTACTTTTTACACTTCTTATCGGCATGCCGATGCTGTTGGCTGAGTTTGTCATTGGCAAAGCAACAGGTAAAAATGCCATCTCCGCTTTTAAACAATTAGCCCCTCGATCACTATGGTACGGAATCGGTTATTTAGGTGTCATTGCAAGTTTTATATTATTATCTTTTTATAGTGTTGTGGGTGGCTGGATCATTTTATATTTGATTAGAAGTGCATCTGGAAGGCTTAGCAACCTTCCAACTGAATCTTATGGACAACTATTTGATTCAATTATAGAAAGTCCACTAGAAGCAACGATTGCACAATTTTCATTTATTCTCTTGACTATCCTTGTTGTGCAAGGTGGGATACAAAAAGGTATAGAACGAGCTAGCCGTGTTATGATGCCGGCGCTATTTCTTCTTTTTATCATTTTAGTTTTCCGGTCATTGACACTTGATGGTGCGATAGAGGGGGTAAAATTCTTCTTACAGCCAAATGTAGGTGAAGTTACAAAAGAGACCGTTTTTCTTGCATTAGGGCAATCACTCTTTTCATTAAGCCTTGGAATTTCCATCATGGTTACATATAGTTCATACTTACCTAAAAAAGAAAATATTGTAAAATCAGCGTCATGGATTGTAACGTTGAATATTGTCATATCTTTATTAGCAGGACTAGCTATATTTCCAGCTGTTTTTTCTCTTGGTTTTGAGCCAGATACAGGTCCAGGACTAATTTTTGTCGTCATACCAGCTGTATTTAATGAGATAGCATTTGGAGGATTATTCCTAACAACATTCTTATTATTGCTATTATTTGCAACGTTAACATCGTCCTTTTCAATTTTAGAAATCATCGTAGCTGCACTGATTAAAGAACAACAAGAAAAAAGAAAAGTCGCTACTTGGATTGGTGGAATCATTATTTTTATTGTAGGTATCCCGTCAGCATTATCATTTGGAATGTTGAAGGATATCAAAGTATTTAATAAAACAATATTTGATTTAGCAGATTACTTTGTAAGTAACATATCTCTACCTGTGGGATCATTACTTATTTCGTTATTTGTCGGTTATCAAGTATCTCGTCCAATTCTAGAAAAAAGTTTTAATGTATCATCACAGGTTGGAAACTATTTATTTCGATTTTGGTACGTTAGTGTTCGCTTCCTCATCCCGTTAGGCATATTCCTTGTTCTATTTTTAGGAGCTTAA
- a CDS encoding methyl-accepting chemotaxis protein, whose translation MRSFFTKIFDMTIRMKLILLMVFVTITVITLAISPIVSMNSYKGHIEEKYSNRLAVIEDLHFILGKVDEAHGIVVDFSKTYDESLVSDLETSMELINSLLNQFTENPLLDYYSTEDTAHLDSIIKNYSLFESSLKSIREQMLNFDLETFLIDYDLEKNSYLTLMQAFSAHDRASFQYLLQTETELDKLAESIILTVIIISITLVVLIISFASWVYLSTSKDIVQVINKYKGLSSGDFRISTGSNKKNELGKLADNIDGLVEVLKTTFFDIKEFVEKLKNLSVKTKTNMTSSNASIENTAGAVEEITRGIDQQASAAEESLLHVTELTDKLHVTVESLDMFKKNVTKTDDEINSFSKSLANVSNNSKDVEETNNTLLVSFTELLSSFENIDELSKQIVNIASSIKIVSLNASIEANRAGADGKSFNVVAEEVRNLSTQTSEVSKEILEVVKVNVDKMANFQQLLQFANNKNEENGKNTKIVMNSFEDVSIRFNAMLEELALINNNLIDVQQKATIIQSNVRETSATSQQTSAVMQEISSSFEKQVDSMKKIADYTNEQVTLANELSEKSSQFKM comes from the coding sequence ATGCGTTCATTTTTTACTAAAATCTTTGATATGACAATAAGAATGAAGCTCATTTTACTCATGGTTTTTGTTACTATTACCGTCATCACATTAGCCATCAGTCCAATTGTAAGTATGAACAGTTATAAAGGTCACATTGAAGAAAAATACAGTAATCGCTTAGCTGTCATTGAGGATTTACATTTCATACTTGGCAAAGTTGATGAAGCCCATGGGATTGTTGTGGATTTTTCTAAAACGTATGATGAATCTTTGGTTTCAGATTTAGAAACATCAATGGAACTGATTAATAGTTTGCTAAACCAATTTACAGAAAACCCGTTATTGGATTATTACAGTACGGAAGATACAGCACACTTAGATAGTATCATAAAAAATTACAGTCTATTTGAATCCAGTCTAAAATCTATAAGAGAGCAAATGCTAAATTTTGATTTAGAAACCTTTTTAATAGACTATGATTTAGAAAAGAATAGCTATCTTACATTAATGCAAGCATTTTCAGCTCATGACAGAGCCTCTTTCCAATACCTTTTACAAACTGAAACAGAGTTAGATAAGCTTGCTGAGAGCATCATTTTAACAGTCATCATAATCTCTATAACATTAGTTGTACTTATCATTTCTTTTGCTAGTTGGGTTTATTTAAGTACTTCTAAAGATATCGTACAGGTTATTAATAAATATAAAGGCTTATCATCTGGTGATTTTAGAATTAGTACAGGCTCAAATAAAAAGAATGAATTAGGTAAACTAGCTGATAATATAGATGGCTTAGTAGAAGTATTGAAAACAACCTTTTTCGATATAAAAGAATTTGTAGAGAAATTAAAGAACCTTTCTGTAAAGACTAAGACAAATATGACGAGTAGTAATGCTAGTATTGAAAATACAGCAGGTGCTGTAGAGGAAATAACTAGGGGGATAGACCAGCAGGCCAGTGCAGCTGAGGAGTCTTTACTCCACGTAACTGAATTAACAGATAAACTCCATGTTACGGTTGAGTCGTTGGACATGTTTAAGAAAAATGTAACTAAAACAGATGATGAGATTAACTCTTTTTCTAAAAGTTTAGCTAATGTCTCTAATAATTCTAAAGATGTAGAAGAAACAAACAATACATTATTAGTTTCATTCACTGAGTTATTGTCTAGTTTCGAAAATATAGATGAATTATCTAAACAAATCGTAAATATTGCTTCCAGCATTAAAATAGTGTCTTTAAATGCATCTATTGAGGCGAATAGAGCAGGGGCAGACGGTAAAAGCTTCAATGTAGTGGCAGAAGAGGTAAGAAACTTATCGACACAAACATCAGAAGTTTCTAAAGAAATTTTAGAAGTCGTAAAAGTTAATGTTGATAAGATGGCTAATTTCCAACAATTATTACAGTTTGCAAATAACAAAAATGAAGAAAATGGTAAAAATACAAAAATAGTCATGAACAGCTTTGAAGACGTTAGTATTCGTTTTAACGCTATGTTAGAGGAACTAGCACTAATAAATAATAACCTTATAGACGTTCAACAAAAGGCGACTATCATCCAAAGTAACGTGAGAGAGACGAGTGCAACAAGTCAGCAAACAAGTGCTGTGATGCAAGAGATCTCTAGCAGTTTTGAAAAGCAAGTAGATTCCATGAAGAAAATAGCAGATTACACGAATGAGCAAGTGACATTGGCTAATGAGCTTAGTGAAAAGTCTAGTCAATTTAAAATGTAA